The following are encoded in a window of Mustelus asterias chromosome 11, sMusAst1.hap1.1, whole genome shotgun sequence genomic DNA:
- the tlx1 gene encoding T-cell leukemia homeobox protein 1 — protein MDHLHPHHTHSQHEPISFGIDQILNNPEQGGCMIPNSRLQDVDYGLGCMVGASYSNMAINYTNNGGGGAYSNSCSLAPLAGPYGVNLAMGNNLNPAGVIRVPAHRPVTTGVHQPISSGVSTVPNSNSNLSNLTFPWMESNRRYTKDRFTVALSPFTVSRRIGHPYQNRTPPKKKKPRTSFTRLQICELEKRFHRQKYLASAERAALAKALKMTDAQVKTWFQNRRTKWRRQTAEEREAERQQANRILMQLQQEAFQKSLSQPIQPDPICLHNSSLYALQNLQPWSDDSTKIASVTSVASSCE, from the exons ATGGATCATTTACACCCTCACCACACTCACTCCCAGCATGAACCCATTAGCTTTGGAATAGACCAGATATTGAACAATCCGGAACAAGGGGGCTGCATGATCCCGAATTCCAGACTCCAAGATGTGGACTATGGACTGGGATGTATGGTGGGCGCCAGTTACAGTAACATGGCCATCAACTACACTAACAACGGCGGCGGGGGCGCCTACAGCAACTCCTGCAGCCTGGCACCGCTGGCCGGCCCGTACGGGGTTAACCTGGCCATGGGCAATAACTTGAACCCGGCCGGTGTGATCCGAGTACCGGCCCATCGGCCCGTCACCACTGGGGTGCACCAGCCCATCAGCAGCGGAGTGTCAACTGTGCCCAACTCCAACAGCAACCTGAGCAATCTGACATTCCCCTGGATGGAGAGTAACAGGAGATACACCAAGGATAGATTTACAG TGGCTCTGTCGCCCTTCACCGTGAGCCGCCGGATAGGACACCCTTACCAAAACAGAACTCCCCCCAAAAAGAAAAAGCCTCGGACTTCCTTCACTCGCTTACAGATCTGCGAACTGGAGAAACGCTTCCACCGTCAGAAATACCTGGCTTCCGCCGAGAGAGCAGCACTGGCCAAAGCTCTGAAAATGACTGACGCCCAAGTCAAAACCTGGTTCCAGAACCGGCGGACAAAGTGGAG GAGGCAGACCGCGGAGGAGCGAGAGGCGGAACGGCAGCAAGCGAACCGCATCCTGATGCAACTACAACAAGAAGCTTTCCAGAAATCCCTCAGTCAACCCATCCAGCCTGACCCCATCTGCCTGCACAACTCATCCCTGTACGCCCTGCAGAACCTCCAGCCATGGTCTGATGACAGCACCAAGATCGCCTCTGTCACCTccgtggcctcctcctgtgaatAA